A window from Drosophila nasuta strain 15112-1781.00 chromosome 3, ASM2355853v1, whole genome shotgun sequence encodes these proteins:
- the LOC132794177 gene encoding uncharacterized protein LOC132794177 produces the protein MVSTFIGLLDIQSWWEIPCISHFCSLFSSAFDLPDIDIEDLESALLSDGTSEEDQVALVPELIVRLLTGCDALQSVANEITHSNYQMFLRRFLRQQCRLHQTENHFDTDIDFQSLPVRKRLQILHDLCHFRLDSVDVQVILSNLEADSLRVEPLGYDAKNSGYWYFYGTRLYREDKAAGTGSASGSGKAAAAAAAALSAGAGSSGKTTIGSNGTIWQVICFTEEDWQNLAAKFKTSTNGKERELFQILDENFLPKLPQLFRERERLRRRKLLQVRNSSRIRNLAELKARQEEERLKRDRERERDRVRRDRQTSQHLAPPASQSRSRRRSQSTSTASGISTYASSLRRTTTTNSSEFLCHRETFCLSPEDDDQNDDDDEETTQDQQQQQEQEQQQQPQEQQPQLAEHQEEEEQEQGEQQQHQQEQQQQEHQLSAASEATRSDKFRSPEPPREKSQTPAKFKSKSHHHHHHHHHHHHHHKRKKSGKKQKKRSREHRDRDKEHHHYHHHRRRHKHASELDDEDANNNTDNNNDQQTTASNSSSAIPAIGVRNHTKRRHSRQQLQTHPSTSEPPLHATSLSPEDKENFCRQLQLLDANSAAIAVATSIADLSLPSPVAHDSEEQLQSEQQTAAAAAAQTTSTVVAKREEQMAPAANVKLPGRQTNNSLSSLTGNIFIPTGAATGGASTNHQQQQQQHNNNNSSSNNTSADSTPARSKKQKAAAVSSSSSSKTERSANKSEAVKSKKSTAAAAAAAAATTTTATAPPSSAASTSSTSSKAERHSGAYSDKSADDHVNSTNRSTTNNKSSFNNNNNNHHKHASHHNHNYNNNNNHNHSTTDATATLIAKTTTSHGAHTPSHHNNNNNNNNHNHSNTNNNNHNNNSNHTHHHQHTTHSHINSNKHNKHITHSNSNYTFSSTTNNTTTPTSNNNNHNTHLTTPITNLTTSTTTNTKQTNNNSTYNSSNHANILSFTETEEVLQIGMHKVLVYVKNHRDAWPFMDPVEEDIAPRYYSIIRRPMDLLKMEDKLDSGEYHKFSEFRNDFRLIVNNCRLYNGHNNEYTEMVNNLQDAFDKATKKYFDNLSDDEDDDPNLSYPAADSKMNVFREKYFKKKVKDEEKAGESSVNSASSKRLPDSSTEEEQQHSDTEAPAEATAHAQKRKRKEKDKRRKKKTKSKVERSANNEDLDTDEEDLEAEPPPPPPPAPTQAVKKSKTNKVLKEKSKDKDKEKDKDKEKDKDKEKEKDKELASSSKRGRKAKGSKSTQSSKSSKTQKTKKAGKKSTPETESESELSAPPSDRGESSDDEELALAKVKSLVKPTARTIAAQKKKMVPAESKVKTPTPVKRQPKSKKGGRSRTKGDRDLDDHDDDSSMSDMNVKKQLPPTAAAALAESAADLEEDDNDDDDVDDDDDASRSRSMSPFKVDLHKKYSKSALNDDLSELLTTVKKVTSAETTKLSARHEGDKSDQDSETDFMSLASCSSSDERRRRRSPHVAKRGKKTDSPPAKKEKEKEKEKEKDKEKEKDKKRSQDKEKDKDKDKDRDKDKDKDKDKDKSRKSKKNSAESAAALAAAAEQAELEMLLPFMDKYDVIKYRRSRAALSGSSASNSLAPSEDSKSNSAKSSTSKKKREHAPEPPAEHKRGRKSKEQKHAKEASREVEKPSKAEKREKSEEKPKKAETPKNSEKPPRELTPPPTPQPPPVAKPEPTAGKEATSKSSGTAATGANASNAKAKDTAAKANSKKRNADKQMPPPPKPADKTNEKSAGNKKLTGKKAAAAAQKAGQAAASNNANLEALDVETEQTLKDINRWLEHTPRFSEFSSASNSPSRYNLLDDFDSGIGSKLDAADFRRPVALAAPKAELVPTKLAEALNELVSDTTTKPGAKSETETLPTASSVSSSCGTPPHSMHSGNSIGSTSATAASSSSACSNSNSAVSAPQAQTAPPVVSPPVAAVATSAPPVKTKEPSTTQLLLVPPPPPHIKQQMAKEAKRKSLKEKLAVTAQAQQAKAKANVMRTIERLQPGKTKGNLIQNVSKTEETETLVSPVVSKTKDPKNALITETDDGAPKLSLGTVIKTQDFALGKTLEELAGKKQTQESESTPKENSEDSTALSPSKEPTKPFEALMELSKVSSELSSKAASEAKEKPDWSAWLKAFGGPKVNKKSSDEEKQQTPQSLAQDDTRVAPPAHSPAAGENNFSLPVVMRTRKPSTGSTNSERSSFSQDPDSPRIAIDERYGSYAAGSYTSPIGASPIGASPIMVSPKPNDDMGKPASPYTLNGAIKVGFYQDTTTKSSPDKSCSPREMNSPYPQYSQHIYSSASSPNVSTPELSGTSPYGGGNSYNPSGSEASKTPAYSSTSPLPIYDQYKQPRSQESDYNSSMSPSTPNPHSPYQQPQSSPYTTPHSSQMSPYHAQSPYHQPTQHPQQQQQQQPSHSPTAQQQQALSPMPSSVDSPASSAATQPPTPLAQSPAEQQHSPYQQPVLSPYQQPQQQQQQPQQATPVVPAPVASTQPAAASVPLAAMGNKVYTPTHDSYQQQQQQQRSLYNPATLINPLPTAAAAVVPPAAPVAKPSNNDWNLAHSLLPPNLGSNQVPQQHQNQQQQQQQSLVHQQQQQQQQLLGMKPKYPTYAQYQSTNAAANAAAAADIVDAQQQQQQQQQQQQQQKIVPPSYGSDMATFMQHQMQQPAKTDTLINPLKRPNEEMSMDYSDVGNSNKMPKLDENRAQPQLLAMPPQQQQQQQQPTQQQPQTQQQPQQQAQQQQQQQQQQQQQQQQQQQQQPQVQSQSQSLINKQQQMFNSFLGSMAFSKQLGTIAPDKAFEMYNRAAAMGFPKEFAKDNNACNMQQQQQQQQQQAAANKQQANQQQQQPQAQPHLTQLQPPHNLNYQQQQQQQQQQQKQQQQLPLQQQAPHKPLNYGNNTNNLQHQQQPQPAQQQEVQQQQQQQQQQHAQQQQQQPHNAYQQQPQLNHNYAPATQQTAAGKPAATQSVVAGNSENSNMLQHLTATAHQHHLSQTHHLAAYNKPTPPPPQTYNNPLMHPLAESMLGYPVNYFDKNMPPAAHMYSAASSAATAYGNPAQQLPGNYVPGSNSAAQPQQQPPHQQAPVAVAPVEVKAPAKRGRKKKATTTAAETNAKAQQQQQQQQQQQQQQQVAAQQQQQQQVVAQQQQQQQQQQQQQQQQQQQQQQSQQQAMSQYNMPQMPTAAAAAHAQVLHQGFQLYAGLKSGGVASPAAGTAAAAAAAAAASSAGAASTTQTAADAAAISLKTSTGAMVPGSAFNFGPTPSALGLYGDQTSSYLDQFREASNPYYMPPAPAHSGATANPAGNAADKSQNPLNTAAGSYPFLAAAHPSTRAAAAYPFAASQLDANSQLYQQYLRRDDFHARMIFNQSLLGSPAAAAAAAGYGQPPPPPAAYRPSALGMTKPYDINRQWF, from the exons ATGGTTTCTACTTTTATTGGCCTATTGG ATATACAATCATGGTGGGAGATACCGTGTATTTCGCATTTCTGTTCATTGTTTAGTTCCGCCTTCGATTTACCGGACATTGACATAGAG GATCTCGAATCGGCGCTGCTCTCCGATGGTACCAGCGAGGAGGATCAAGTTGCCTTAGTGCCCGAATTAATTGTACGCCTTTTAACAGGCTGCGATGCGCTACAATCGGTAGCCAATGAGATTACACACAGCAACTATCAGATGTTTTTGCGCCGTTTTCTGCGTCAACAGTGTCGCCTGCATCAGACAGAGAATCACTTTGATACGGACATAGATTTCCAGTCGCTGCCCGTTCGCAAGCGTTTACAAATTCTGCACGATCTGTGCCACTTTCGTTTGGACTCTGTCGATGTGCAGGTCATACTCAGCAATCTAGAGGCGGACAGTTTGCGCGTTGAGCCGCTCGGCTACGACGCCAAGAACTCCGGCTATTGGTATTTCTACGGTACGCGACTCTATCGCGAAGATAAAGCCGCCGGCACGGGCAGTGCATCCGGTTCGGGcaaagctgcagctgctgctgctgcggcatTGAGTGCGGGCGCTGGTTCAAGTGGCAAAACAACCATTGGCAGCAACGGCACCATTTGGCAGGTCATTTGCTTCACCGAGGAGGATTGGCAGAACTTGGCAGCCAAGTTTAAGACCTCAACGAATGGTAAAGAGCGTGAGCTCTTCCAGATACTTGATGAGAACTTTCTGCCCAAATTGCCGCAGCTATTTCGCGAGCGTGAACGTCTGAGACGCCGCAA ATTGCTTCAAGTGCGTAATTCAAGTCGCATACGGAATCTAGCCGAGTTAAAGGCACGCCAGGAAGAGGAACGCCTTAAGCGGGATCGTGAACGTGAAAGAGATCGTGTGCGTCGAGATCGTCAGACCTCTCAGCACTTGGCACCGCCAGCGTCTCAGTCACGCTCGCGCAGACG TTCGCAATCAACATCAACGGCTAGCGGTATTTCAACTTACGCAAGCTCTCTAAGacgtacaacaacaactaattcGAGCGAATTTCTGTGCCACAGGGAAACCTTTTGTCTCTCGCCAGAAGACGATGACcaaaacgacgacgacgacgaggagaCGACGcaagaccaacaacaacaacaagagcaagagcagcaacagcaaccacaagaGCAGCAACCGCAATTAGCAGAGCATcaggaagaggaagagcaagagcaaggggaacaacagcagcatcagcaagagcaacagcaacaagagcatcAATTAAGTGCTGCGTCAGAAGCAACCAGATCTGATAAATTCCGTTCACCGGAACCGCCTAGAGAGAAATCACAAACGCCAGCGAAATTCAAGAGCAAgagccatcatcatcatcaccaccaccatcatcatcatcatcatcataagaGGAAAAAGTCCGGgaagaagcaaaagaaacGTTCACGCGAGCATCGAGATCGGGATAAAGAGCATCATcactatcatcatcatcgacgGCGACACAAGCATGCGTCTGAACTCGACGACGAggacgccaacaacaacaccgacaacaacaacgaccaacaaacaacagcaagcaacagcagcagtgcaATACCCGCAATCGGTGTACGCAATCACACAAAGCGTCGTCACAGTCGCCAGCAATTGCAAACGCATCCCTCGACATCTGAGCCGCCACTTCACGCAACCTCGCTCAGTCCCGAGGACAAGGAGAACTTTTGTCgtcagctgcagttgctaGATGCCAACTCGGCTGCAATCGCGGTTGCCACAAGCATTGCGGATCTGAGTCTGCCGTCGCCCGTGGCGCATGACAGCGAGGAGCAATTGCAATCGGAGCAACaaacagccgcagcagcagcagcacagacAACGTCCACAGTTGTTGCCAAACGCGAGGAGCAGATGGCGCCAGCGGCGAATGTTAAGCTGCCCGGCCGGCAAACCAATAATTCCCTCAGCTCCCTAACGGGCAACATCTTTATACCGACGGGCGCTGCAACCGGCGGCGCTAGCACAaaccaccaacagcagcagcagcaacacaacaacaacaacagcagcagcaacaacacatcAGCCGATAGTACACCAGCACGCTCCAAGAAGCAAAAGGCGGCCGCAGTTAGCTCAAGCTCATCGAGTAAAACGGAACGCAGCGCCAACAAATCGGAGGCGGTGAAAAGCAAGAAatcaacagcggcagcagcagcagcggcggcagcaacaacaacaacagcgactgcACCGCCATCCTCAGCCGCCTCGACGTCGTCCACATCCAGCAAGGCGGAACGGCACAGTGGCGCCTACTCAGACAAGAGTGCCGATGA CCATGTAAATAGTACCAACCGTagcaccaccaacaacaaaagcagctttaacaacaacaacaacaaccaccatAAGCACGCGTCGCACCACAatcacaactacaacaacaacaacaatcacaaccACTCTACGACggatgcaacagcaacattaattgcaaaaacaacaacgtcgCACGGAGCTCATACACCATCAcaccataacaacaacaacaacaacaacaatcacaatcacagcaacacaaacaacaacaaccacaacaacaatagcaatcaCACACACCACCACCAGCACACTACTCATAGTCATATTAACAGTAATAAGCATAACAAACACATAAcacacagcaatagcaactACACATTCTCCtccacaacaaacaacacaacaacgccaacgagcaacaacaacaatcacaacacACACTTAACAACACCCATAACAAATctaacaacatcaacaaccacaaacacgaaacaaacaaacaacaattcaaCGTACAACTCCTCAAATCATGCGAATATTCTTAGCTTTACCGAAACGGAGGAAGTGCTACAAATCGGAATGCATAAGGTGCTCGTCTATGTGAAGAATCATCGGGATGCATGGCCCTTCATGGATCCCGTCGAGGAGGACATTGCGCCACGTTACTACTCCATCATCAGAAG acCCATGGATCTGCTGAAAATGGAGGACAAACTGGACAGTGGAGAATACCACAAATTCAGCGAATTTCGTAATGATTTTCGCTTAATTGTGAACAATTGCAGATTGTACAATGGGCACAATAATG AGTACACAGAGATGGTTAACAATCTGCAGGATGCCTTTGATAAGGCGACCAAGAAATATTTCGATAATCTCTCTGATGATGAAGACGATGATCCGAATTTAAGTTACCCCGCCGCCGATTCCAAGATGAATGTATTCCGCGAGAAATACTTCAAGAAAAAGGTGAAAGATGAGGAGAAAGCAGGCGAATCCTCGGTCAACTCCGCGTCCAGCAAACGATTGCCCGACAGCAGCACCgaggaggagcaacagcaTAGCGATACGGAGGCGCCGGCGGAGGCAACAGCACATGCGCAAAAGCGCAAACGTAAAGAGAAGGATAAACGGCGTAAAAAGAAGACGAAAAGCAAGGTGGAGAGAAGCGCAAACAATGAGGATCTAGACACGGATGAGGAGGATTTGGAGGCAGagccaccaccaccgccacctcCAGCGCCGACACAAGCGgtaaagaaaagcaaaaccaatAAAGTACTTAAGGAGAAATCTAAAGACAAGGACAAAGAGAAAGACAAAGATAAGGAGAAGGATAAGGACAAGGAAAAGGAGAAGGACAAGGAGCTGGCGTCCTCGAGCAAGCGTGGACGCAAAGCCAAAGGCAGCAAATCCACACAGTCAAGCAAGTccagcaaaacacaaaagacCAAAAAAGCAGGGAAAAAGTCAACGCCCGAAACGGAATCCGAATCGGAGCTGAGTGCGCCGCCAAGCGATCGTGGCGAGTCCAGTGACGATGAGGAACTGGCGTTGGCCAAGGTGAAATCGTTGGTGAAGCCAACGGCACGCACGATAGCGgcacagaagaagaaaatggTGCCGGCGGAGTCAAAAGTAAAGACACCAACGCCCGTCAAGCGACAGCCAAAGAGCAAGAAAGGTGGACGCAGTCGAACCAAAGGGGATCGTGATCTGGATGATCACGATGATGATAGCTCCATGTCGGATATGAATGTGAAGAAGCAGTTGCCACCAACAGCTGCTGCGGCGTTAGCTGAATCGGCTGCTGATCTCGAAGAGGacgacaatgatgatgatgatgttgacgacgatgacgatgcgTCGCGATCTCGCAGCATGTCGCCCTTTAAAGTTGATCTTCACAAGAAGTACTCGAAGAGTGCACTCAACGATGATCTGTCCGAGCTGCTGACAACCGTCAAGAAGGTGACCAGCGCCGAGACAACAAAACTCAGTGCTCGTCACGAGGGTGATAAATCCGACCAGGATTCCGAGACAGATTTCATGTCCCTggccagctgcagcagctccgatgaacgacgacgtcgtcgcTCGCCGCACGTTGCAAAGCGTGGCAAGAAAACAGATTCACCGCcagccaaaaaggaaaaggaaaaagaaaaagagaaggagaaagacaaagagaaggagaaggataAGAAACGCAGCCAAGACAAAGAGAaggataaagataaagataaggACAgggataaagataaagataaagacaAAGACAAGGACAAGTCACGAAAGTCCAAGAAGAACTCAGCTGAGTCagcagctgctttggctgcggCTGCCGAGCAGGCGGAGCTGGAAATGTTGTTGCCCTTCATGGACAAATATGATGTGATCAAGTATCGACGCAGTCGAGCAGCTCTCAGTGGTTCTAGTGCATCCAATTCGTTGGCACCCTCCGAGGACTCCAAGTCGAACAGTGCCAAGAGCTCCACATCCAAAAAGAAGCGAGAACATGCGCCTGAGCCACCAGCGGAACACAAGCGTGGACGCAAGAGCAAGGAGCAGAAGCATGCCAAGGAAGCTAGTCGAGAAGTGGAGAAGCCAAGCAAGGCGGAGAAACGCGAAAAGTCAGAAGAGAAGCCTAAAAAAGCGGAGACGCCAAAAAACAGCGAAAAGCCACCGCGGGAACTGACGCCACCGCCAACGCCACAGCCTCCGCCAGTCGCAAAACCTGAGCCAACTGCTGGCAAAGAAGCGACAAGCAAGTCTAGTGGCACTGCTGCCACCGGAGCCAACGCAAGCAACGCCAAAGCCAAGGACACTGCTGCCAAAGCGAATAGCAAGAAACGCAATGCTGACAAACAAATGCCGCCGCCACCGAAGCCCGCTGATAAAACCAATGAAAAATCCGCTGGCAACAAGAAGCTGACGGGAAAGAAagcggctgcagctgcacaAAAAGCTGGGCAAGCTGCGGCCAGCAACAATGCGAATCTGGAGGCTTTGGATGTGGAGACTGAGCAAACGCTGAAAGACATCAATCGTTGGTTGGAGCATACGCCGCGTTTCTCCGAATTCAGTTCTGCGAGCAATTCGCCATCTCGCTACAATCTGCTAGATGACTTCGATTCGGGTATTGGCAGCAAACTGGATGCGGCAGACTTCAGACGACCTGTTGCACTGGCTGCACCTAAGGCGGAGCTGGTGCCCACCAAGTTGGCGGAGGCCCTCAACGAGCTGGTCAGTGATACTACAACCAAACCAGGCGCCAAATCGGAAACGGAAACACTGCCCACGGCCAGCAGCGTaagcagcagctgtggcaCACCACCTCATTCGATGCACTCGGGCAACTCCATTGGCAGCACATCAGCTACGGCGGCCAGCTCTAGTTCCGCTTGCTCCAATTCCAATTCGGCAGTTTCTGCACCACAGGCGCAGACGGCACCTCCAGTAGTCAGTCCACCTGTGGCAGCAGTAGCGACATCTGCGCCGCCTGTTAAGACAAAGGAGCCGAGCACCACACAGCTGTTGTTGgtgccgccaccgccaccgcatATCAAGCAACAGATGGCGAAGGAGGCGAAACGCAAATCGCTGAAGGAGAAACTTGCAGTCACAGCTCAGGCGCAACAGGCAAAGGCCAAGGCGAATGTGATGCGCACCATTGAGCGGTTGCAGCCAGGCAAGACCAAAGGAAATCTTATCCAGAATGTGAGCAAGACTGAGGAGACGGAAACGTTAGTCTCGCCTGTTGTTAGCAAAACCAAGGATCCCAAGAATGCGCTTATTACAGAGACTGATGATGGAGCGCCTAAGCTCAGCCTGGGCACAGTAATCAAAACGCAGGACTTTGCATTGGGCAAAACCCTGGAAGAGTTGGCGGGCAAAAAGCAAACGCAGGAATCGGAAAGCACACCCAAAGAGAATTCCGAAGATTCGACGGCTTTGTCACCAAGTAAGGAACCAACAAAACCTTTTGAGGCGCTCATGGAACTCAGCAAAGTCAGCAGTGAATTGTCCTCGAAGGCAGCATCGGAGGCCAAAGAGAAACCCGATTGGAGTGCCTGGCTCAAAGCGTTTGGGGGACCTAAGGTCAACAAGAAGTCCAGCGACGAAGAGAAACAACAAACGCCGCAATCCTTGGCACAGGATGACACACGCGTAGCACCGCCAGCACATTCACCAGCTGCTGGGGAGAACAACTTCTCGCTGCCAGTTGTGATGCGCACTCGGAAGCCCAGCACAGGCAGCACCAACTCGGAGCGCAGTTCCTTTAGCCAGGACCCTGACTCGCCGCGCATTGCTATCGATGAGCGGTATGGATCCTATGCGGCAGGTTCCTATACCTCGCCCATTGGTGCCTCGCCGATTGGTGCTTCGCCCATTATGGTGTCGCCTAAGCCCAACGATGACATGGGCAAACCAGCATCGCCGTATACGCTGAATGGCGCTATTAAGGTTGGCTTCTATCAGGACACCACCACGAAGAGCAGTCCGGACAAGAGCTGTAGTCCGCGCGAGATGAACTCGCCATATCCTCAATACTCGCAACACATTTACTCATCCGCTTCCTCGCCAAATGTTTCCACACCGGAACTGAGCGGCACTTCGCCTTATGGTGGTGGCAATAGCTATAATCCATCTGGCTCTGAGGCATCGAAGACGCCAGCATACTCCTCCACCTCACCGCTGCCCATCTACGATCAGTACAAGCAGCCGCGATCACAGGAATCTGATTACAACTCCTCGATGAGTCCGAGTACACCAAATCCGCATTCACCTTACCAGCAGCCACAGAGTTCGCCTTACACCACGCCGCACTCATCGCAGATGTCTCCTTATCACGCCCAGTCGCCTTATCATCAGCCCACACAGCatccgcagcaacagcagcagcagcaaccctCGCATAGTCCGAcagcgcaacagcaacaggcgcTTAGTCCGATGCCCAGCAGCGTGGATTCACCTGCTTCCTCGGCAGCCACACAGCCGCCTACGCCGTTGGCGCAATCTCCCGCAGAGCAACAGCATTCGCCGTATCAGCAGCCAGTGTTGTCGCCCTaccaacaaccacagcagcaacagcaacagccacaacaggCGACACCTGTGGTGCCAGCACCTGTGGCGAGCActcaaccagcagcagcaagtgtgCCACTTGCGG CAATGGGCAACAAGGTCTACACGCCTACGCACGACAGctatcagcaacagcagcagcagcaacgctcGTTGTATAACCCAGCAACACTGATCAATCCGTtgccaactgctgctgcagccgtGGTGCCACCTGCGGCGCCTGTGGCTAAACCGAGCAACAATGATTGGAACTTGGCGCACAGCCTGTTGCCACCTAATCTGGGCAGCAATCAGGTGCCGCAACAACACcagaaccaacaacaacagcagcagcaatctttggtacatcaacagcagcagcaacaacagcagttgctTGGCATGAAGCCCAAGTATCCAACATACGCGCAGTATCAATCGACCAATGCAGCGGCtaatgcagctgctgctgcagatatTGTTgacgcacagcagcagcaacaacaacagcagcagcagcagcaacaacagaagaTTGTGCCACCCAGTTATGGCAGCGATATGGCAACCTTTATGCAGCATCAAATGCAACAGCCAGCGAAAACGGATACGCTTATCAATCCATTAAAGCGACCTAATGAGGAAATGAGTATGGATTATAGTGATGTAGGCAACAGCAATAAGATGCCCAAGCTGGATGAGAATCGTGCACAGCCACAATTGCTTGCTATgccaccacagcaacaacaacagcagcagcaaccaacacagcaacagcctcAGACtcagcagcaaccgcaacaacaggcgcaacagcagcaacaacaacaacagcagcaacaacagcaacaacaacagcagcagcagcaacagcctcAGGTGCAATCACAATCGCAGTCGCTGAttaacaaacagcaacaaatgttCAACAGCTTTTTGGGCTCGATGGCCTTTAGCAAGCAGCTGGGTACAATAGCGCCTGATAAAGCATTTGAGATGTACAATCGAGCTGCTGCTATGGGTTTTCCCAAGGAGTTTGCTAAAGATAATAACGCGTGCAacatgcagcaacaacaacaacagcagcagcaacaggctgcggcaaacaagcaacaagcaaatcagcaacagcagcagccacaagcGCAGCCGCATCTCACGCAGTTGCAACCGCCGCATAATCTAAactatcagcagcagcagcaacaacaacaacagcagcaaaagcagcagcagcagttgccgtTACAGCAACAGGCGCCGCACAAGCCGCTTAACTAtggcaacaacaccaataatctgcagcaccaacagcaaccacaacctgcacagcaacaagaggttcaacagcagcagcaacaacaacagcagcaacatgctcaacagcaacagcagcagccacataATGCCTAccaacagcaaccgcagcTGAATCACAACTATGCGCCAGCAACACAACAGACAGCTGCCGGTaagccagcagcaacacagTCCGTTGTTGCTGGCAATAGCGAGAAtagcaacatgttgcagcaTCTGACGGCAACTGCGCATCAGCATCACCTCAGCCAGACACATCATTTGGCTGCCTACAACAAGCCgacgccgccaccgccgcagACCTACAACAATCCATTGATGCATCCACTGGCCGAGTCCATGCTGGGCTATCCGGTCAATTACTTTGACAAGAACATGCCACCAGCTGCGCATATGTACAGCGCTGCTTCCAGTGCGGCAACAGCTTACGGCAATCCTGCACAGCAACTGCCTGGCAACTATGTGCCCGGCAGCAACAGTGCCGcacagccgcagcaacaaccaccGCACCAACAAGCACCCGTTGCTGTGGCTCCAGTTGAAGTCAAGGCGCCGGCTAAACGTGGACGCAAGAAGAAGGCTACCACAACGGCAGCAGAAACAAATGCAAaggcgcaacagcagcagcagcaacaacagcagcagcaacaacaacaacaggtggcagcgcaacagcaacagcagcaacaagtggttgcacaacaacagcagcaacaacagcagcaacagcagcagcaacaacaacagcagcaacaacagcagcaaagtcAACAGCAAGCAATGTCACAGTACAACATGCCGCAGATGCcaacggcagcagctgctgctcacgCTCAGGTGCTACACCAAGGCTTTCAGCTGTACGCGGGTCTCAAGTCTGGGGGTGTAGCATCGCCAGCCGCGggcacagcagctgcagcagcagcagcggccgcGGCATCTTCAGCTGGCGCTGCATCGACCACTCAAACGGCAGCGGATGCAGCAGCCATCTCGCTGAAGACGTCCACGGGTGCCATGGTGCCTGGCAGCGCCTTTAATTTTGGTCCCACACCGAGTGCTTTGGGACTGTACGGCGATCAGACGAGCAGCTATTTGGATCAGTTCCGTGAGGCATCGAATCCGTATTATATGCCACCAGCGCCGGCGCACAGTGGAGCGACGGCCAATCCGGCTGGCAATGCGGCGGACAAGAGTCAGAATCCACTGAATACGGCAGCTGGTTCATATCCATTTCTGGCAGCAGCACATCCCTCGACACGAGCGGCGGCAGCTTATCCATTTGCCGCCTCGCAATTGGATGCAAATTCGCAGCTATATCAACAGTATCTGCGTCGCGATGATTTCCACGCACGGATGATCTTCAATCAGAGCCTGTTGGGCAGTccggctgcagctgctgctgccgctggctATGGCcagccaccgccgccgcctgCCGCCTACAGACCCTCGGCGTTGGGCATGACCAAGCCATATGATATCAATCGACAATGGTTTTAG